In Verrucomicrobiota bacterium, a single genomic region encodes these proteins:
- a CDS encoding sulfatase-like hydrolase/transferase, translating to MQLHPDETFPRSEPSHVPWSEVTPEEKEKEIKRMAIYAAMIDRVDQNIGRVLEKIEAMGERENTLILFASDNGSSGEDAERGAQVQSGPLGSFGYWASLGRDWANVSNTPYRLFKNNSHEGGICTPLIAYWPEAIKPPGRISTFRGHMIDIMTTLVDISGATYPRIFDGKKIIPMEGVSLTPVLHGSTTPRKEPLFWKWSKGWAVTDGPWKLVSSDGGKTVELFDTYKDRTETNDLAKANAKVVDRLLNLHTDWLAKCEEDVTINL from the coding sequence TTGCAATTACACCCCGATGAAACGTTTCCAAGATCCGAGCCTTCACATGTTCCCTGGAGTGAGGTAACTCCTGAAGAAAAAGAGAAGGAAATTAAACGCATGGCCATCTATGCAGCCATGATCGATCGGGTAGACCAAAACATAGGACGCGTGCTCGAAAAAATAGAGGCCATGGGGGAACGTGAAAATACACTTATTCTCTTTGCATCAGACAACGGATCCTCAGGAGAAGATGCCGAACGTGGAGCACAAGTGCAATCAGGGCCCCTGGGTTCATTTGGATATTGGGCTTCACTGGGTCGTGACTGGGCCAACGTCTCCAATACCCCTTATCGCCTTTTTAAAAACAATAGCCATGAGGGAGGGATTTGCACACCCTTAATCGCCTACTGGCCGGAAGCAATTAAACCGCCAGGTCGTATAAGCACATTTCGCGGACATATGATCGACATCATGACAACCCTGGTCGATATCTCAGGAGCCACGTACCCAAGAATATTTGACGGCAAAAAAATAATTCCCATGGAAGGCGTTTCCTTAACCCCTGTATTGCATGGAAGCACAACACCTCGAAAGGAACCCTTATTCTGGAAATGGTCCAAGGGCTGGGCAGTTACAGACGGTCCATGGAAACTTGTGTCCTCTGACGGCGGAAAGACTGTGGAACTTTTCGACACCTACAAGGATCGCACCGAGACAAACGATTTAGCCAAAGCCAATGCCAAAGTGGTCGACCGACTATTGAATCTACACACCGATTGGCTTGCCAAATGCGAGGAAGACGTGACAATTAATCTCTAA